One region of Ictalurus furcatus strain D&B chromosome 17, Billie_1.0, whole genome shotgun sequence genomic DNA includes:
- the LOC128621219 gene encoding cytochrome P450 7A1: MVISVALIWAVVVGLCCCLWLILGIRRRQPGEPPVENGWIPYVGCALQFGANPLEFLRSRQKKYGHIFTCKIAGRYVHFLCDPFSYHSVIRQGRHLDWKKFHFAASVKAFGHESMDPSHGYTTENLHQTFLKTLQGDALPSLIENMMENLQSVMLQSNMLKSSSSEWEVDGIFAFCYKVMFESGYLTLFGQELDGDKTAACQQAQKALVLNALENYKEFDKIFPALVAGLPIHVFKSGHSARENLAKTMLHEHLSKRIKISDLILLRMQLNDSLSTFNELSKARTHVAILWASQANTLPATFWTLFYLIRCPAALKAATEEVKKVFESSNQKVDPKDPQLILTREQLDNMPVLDSVIKEAMRLSSASLNVRVAKGDFLLQLDNKESYQIRKDDVIALYPQMLHFDPEIYEDPLTYKYDRFLDENGQEKTSFYRGGRKLRYYYMPFGSGVTKCPGRFFAIHEIKQFLSLVLSYFEMELLDSEVKVPPLDQSRAGLGILQPKYDVDFKYRLKKQ, from the exons ATGGTCATAAGTGTTGCCCTCATCTGGGCCGTTGTGGTGGGACTCTGCTGCTGCCTGTGGCTCATTTTGGGAATCCGTAGGAG acagccaggggaacctcCAGTAGAAAATGGCTGGATCCCCTACGTGGGTTGTGCGCTTCAGTTCGGCGCCAACCCACTGGAATTCCTCCGTAGCAGGCAGAAGAAATACGGTCACATTTTCACATGTAAGATTGCTGGCCGATACGTCCACTTCCTCTGCGACCCGTTCTCTTATCACTCAGTCATCCGTCAAGGGAGGCATCTAGACTGGAAGAAATTTCACTTCGCAGCATCTgtcaag GCATTTGGTCATGAAAGCATGGACCCGAGTCATGGCTACACGACAGAGAACCTTCACCAGACATTTCTGAAGACTTTGCAAGGTGATGCTCTTCCCTCTCTCATTGAAAACATGATGGAGAACCTGCAAAGTGTCATGCTGCAGTCCAACATGCTCAAATCCAGCAGCTCTGAATGGGAAGTGGACGGCATCTTCGCGTTCTGCTACAAAGTCATGTTCGAGTCCGGCTACCTCACACTGTTCGGACAGGAGCTGGATGGAGACAAGACTGCTGCATGTCAGCAAGCCCAGAAAGCCCTCGTCCTCAATGCCCTCGAGAACTACAAGGAGTTCGACAAGATTTTCCCTGCGCTCGTCGCAGGCCTCCCCATCCACGTATTCAAGAGTGGCCACAGTGCACGAGAGAACCTCGCCAAAACCATGCTGCACGAGCACCTCAGCAAGCGCATCAAGATATCCGACCTCATATTGCTGCGAATGCAGCTCAACGACTCACTATCTACCTTCAACGAGCTGAGCAAAGCCAGGACTCATGTCGCTATCCTGTGGGCTTCACAAGCCAACACCTTACCTGCAACTTTCTGGACCCTCTTTTACCTGATCAG atGTCCAGCAGCACTGAAAGCAGCTACAGAGGAAGTCAAAAAGGTGTTTGAGAGTTCCAACCAGAAAGTCGATCCCAAAGATCCTCAACTCATCCTAACCAGGGAACAGTTAGACAACATGCCAGTTCTTG ACAGTGTAATAAAGGAAGCGATGAGGCTCTCCAGCGCCTCTCTGAATGTGAGGGTGGCTAAAGGAGATTTCTTGCTCCAGCTGGACAACAAGGAATCGTACCAGATCCGCAAAGACGACGTCATAGCGCTGTATCCACAGATGCTCCATTTCGATCCTGAGATCTACGAAGATCCTCTG ACGTACAAGTACGACAGGTTCTTGGACGAAAACGGACAGGAGAAGACGAGCTTTTACCGAGGAGGACGTAAACTGCGGTACTACTACATGCCGTTCGGCTCCGGGGTCACCAAATGTCCCGGACGATTCTTCGCCATTCATGAGATCAAACAGTTCCTGTCTCTGGTGCTGTCCTACTTCGAAATGGAGCTTCTGGATTCCGAAGTCAAAGTTCCTCCTTTGGATCAGTCACGCGCCGGCCTCGGCATTTTACAGCCCAAATACGACGTCGACTTTAAATACCGGCTCAAAAAGCAATAG